A DNA window from Ralstonia solanacearum K60 contains the following coding sequences:
- a CDS encoding TerC family protein, translating into MSWLADPSIWIGLVTLVVLEIILGIDNLVFIAILVNKLPPALRDRARMIGLGLALLMRMVLLSMMSWLITLTRPLLTLGPVELSGRSIILLLGGFFLLFKATSELHERLDGQPQDESHGAGQGKFWNVIAQVVILDAVFSLDSVITAVGMVNDLPVMMTAVVIAMGAMLFASRPLTAFVNAHRTVVVLCLSFLLMIGFSLVAEGLGFHIPKGYLYAAIGFSILIEFFNQVAQRNSDRYERRRPLRERTADAVLSLLGERRADHAAGEAEAVVPHAPGQPTPETVFRPEERSMVSGVLGLAERSVRSVMTPRHDISWVDLDADIAHTRQLLLAVPHNQFPVCRGGLDDLVGVARAKDLMGDLDTRGAIDVERSVKPALKVSDNIGILRLMDQLKRSRGRMMVVTDPLDVVQGVVTPIDVLEAIAGEFPDEDERPGVVEISEGCWEVAGEADLRQLEDVLHVDWLLDEGGDATSLGGYLFRQWDRLPEVADTLVRHDLRFVILEVGSRRIMRVRIERMEEVTAPEAEA; encoded by the coding sequence ATGTCCTGGCTTGCTGACCCGTCCATCTGGATCGGACTCGTGACGCTGGTCGTGCTCGAGATCATTCTCGGCATCGACAACCTCGTCTTCATCGCCATCCTCGTCAACAAACTGCCGCCCGCGCTGCGGGACCGCGCACGCATGATCGGCCTGGGGCTGGCCCTGCTGATGCGCATGGTGCTGCTGTCGATGATGTCGTGGCTCATCACGCTCACCCGGCCGCTGCTGACGCTGGGGCCGGTCGAGCTGTCGGGCCGGTCGATCATCCTGCTGCTGGGCGGCTTCTTCCTGCTGTTCAAGGCGACCTCCGAGCTGCACGAGCGGCTGGACGGCCAGCCCCAGGACGAAAGCCACGGCGCGGGGCAGGGCAAGTTCTGGAACGTGATCGCGCAGGTGGTGATCCTGGACGCGGTGTTTTCGCTCGATTCGGTCATCACCGCGGTGGGCATGGTCAACGACCTGCCGGTGATGATGACGGCGGTGGTCATCGCCATGGGGGCGATGCTGTTCGCGTCGCGTCCGCTGACGGCCTTCGTCAATGCGCACCGGACCGTGGTGGTGCTGTGCCTGAGCTTCCTGCTGATGATCGGTTTCAGCCTGGTGGCCGAAGGGCTGGGCTTCCATATTCCGAAGGGCTATCTGTACGCGGCGATCGGTTTCTCGATCCTGATCGAGTTCTTCAACCAGGTCGCCCAGCGCAATTCCGACCGCTACGAGCGCCGCCGCCCGCTGCGCGAGCGCACTGCCGATGCGGTGCTGAGCCTGCTGGGCGAGCGCCGCGCCGACCACGCCGCCGGCGAAGCGGAAGCCGTCGTACCGCACGCGCCCGGCCAGCCCACGCCCGAGACGGTGTTTCGGCCCGAAGAGCGCAGCATGGTCAGCGGCGTGCTGGGCCTGGCCGAACGTTCGGTGCGTTCGGTCATGACGCCGCGCCACGATATCTCCTGGGTCGATCTGGACGCCGACATCGCGCACACCCGGCAGCTGCTGCTGGCGGTGCCGCACAACCAGTTCCCGGTCTGCCGCGGCGGGCTGGATGACCTGGTGGGCGTCGCCCGCGCGAAAGACCTGATGGGCGACCTGGACACGCGCGGCGCCATCGACGTGGAACGCTCGGTCAAGCCGGCGCTGAAGGTGTCGGACAACATCGGCATCCTGCGCCTGATGGACCAGCTCAAGCGCTCGCGCGGGCGCATGATGGTGGTGACGGACCCGCTCGACGTGGTGCAGGGCGTGGTCACGCCCATCGACGTGCTCGAAGCCATCGCCGGCGAATTCCCGGACGAGGACGAGCGCCCCGGCGTGGTGGAGATCAGCGAAGGCTGCTGGGAAGTGGCCGGCGAGGCCGACTTGCGCCAGTTGGAAGATGTCCTGCACGTCGACTGGCTGCTCGACGAGGGCGGCGATGCGACCAGCCTGGGCGGCTACCTGTTCCGCCAGTGGGACCGCCTGCCCGAGGTCGCCGACACGCTGGTGCGCCACGATCTGCGCTTCGTGATCCTGGAGGTCGGCAGCCGCCGCATCATGCGCGTGCGCATCGAGCGGATGGAAGAGGTGACGGCGCCGGAGGCGGAGGCTTGA
- a CDS encoding cytochrome-c peroxidase translates to MAVGLLGGGRDGAAAAAPATGSQLASPPAYEKAFYTLMATRRPSVPAMAALGKALFFDPGLSASGRLACASCHSPTHAYGPPNDLSVQPGGPEMNKTGVRAAPSLRYLQNVPPFSEHFHENDGNDAEDQGPTGGYNWDGRASSTHDQARIPLLSAHEMANGMPAGVVAKLRGGRHAQTFRQVFGNDILDDDDTAFRAALMVLEVFQETPSEFYPYDSKYDAFLRKQVSLSPQEMRGLRLFNDPAKGNCASCHTSTIKEDGAFPAFSDFGHIAVGVPRNRQLAANADPAFFDLGLCGPDRTDLKDRGAYCGLFRTPSLRNVALRKSFFHNGAIHSLEDAVRFYAQRDTQPGKWYPRKPDGTVAKFDDLPPQYRANVNMEPPFGGKPGDRPVLSEADVRDIVVFLKTLTDGYRPDRPNRPSSPMAKR, encoded by the coding sequence ATGGCGGTCGGGCTGCTCGGGGGCGGGCGTGACGGAGCCGCCGCGGCAGCTCCGGCGACCGGCTCGCAGCTTGCGTCGCCGCCGGCCTATGAGAAAGCCTTCTACACGCTGATGGCCACGCGCCGGCCGTCCGTGCCCGCAATGGCGGCGCTGGGCAAGGCGCTGTTCTTCGATCCCGGGCTGTCGGCTTCCGGCAGGCTGGCCTGCGCCAGTTGCCACAGCCCGACCCATGCCTACGGCCCGCCCAATGACCTGTCCGTCCAGCCCGGCGGCCCGGAGATGAACAAGACCGGCGTGCGCGCCGCTCCATCGCTGCGCTATCTCCAGAACGTGCCGCCGTTCTCCGAGCACTTCCACGAGAACGACGGCAACGATGCCGAAGACCAGGGCCCGACCGGCGGCTACAACTGGGACGGCCGCGCCTCGTCCACGCACGACCAGGCCCGCATCCCGCTGCTGTCCGCGCACGAGATGGCCAACGGTATGCCGGCCGGCGTGGTTGCCAAGCTGCGCGGCGGCCGGCATGCGCAGACGTTCCGCCAGGTCTTCGGCAACGACATCCTTGACGACGACGACACCGCCTTCCGCGCCGCGCTGATGGTGCTCGAAGTGTTCCAGGAGACGCCGTCGGAGTTTTATCCCTATGACAGCAAGTACGACGCCTTCCTGCGCAAGCAAGTCAGCCTGAGCCCGCAGGAGATGCGCGGCCTGCGCCTGTTCAATGACCCGGCCAAGGGCAACTGCGCGTCGTGCCATACCAGCACCATCAAGGAAGACGGCGCCTTCCCGGCCTTCTCCGATTTCGGCCACATTGCCGTTGGCGTGCCGCGCAACCGGCAACTGGCGGCCAATGCAGACCCGGCCTTTTTCGACCTCGGCCTGTGCGGCCCCGACCGGACCGACCTGAAGGATCGCGGCGCGTACTGCGGGCTGTTCCGCACGCCCTCTCTGCGCAACGTGGCGCTGCGCAAGTCCTTTTTCCACAATGGCGCCATCCACTCGCTGGAAGACGCGGTGCGCTTCTACGCCCAGCGCGATACGCAGCCCGGGAAGTGGTATCCGCGCAAGCCCGACGGCACCGTTGCCAAGTTCGATGACCTGCCGCCGCAGTATCGCGCCAACGTCAACATGGAGCCGCCGTTCGGCGGCAAGCCGGGCGACCGGCCCGTGCTGTCCGAGGCCGATGTGCGCGACATCGTTGTCTTCCTCAAGACCTTGACCGACGGCTACCGCCCGGATCGTCCAAATCGCCCGAGCAGCCCGATGGCCAAGCGCTGA
- a CDS encoding LGFP repeat-containing protein yields METSIQKKFNALGGTAVFGKPVGQLSLIGHKAPAMQGAPDDKPEPQDTVLGWVQHYERGSIYVKGDDQGDGPPFAVLGALDKKYASLHGPQNMGALGFPVADPVDALKDGGSQSRFEHGVITLQPGQAIAHALLGDMASGWFAAGGLKGPGYPLADAAPVAGGAFVPCSNAARMFLKPSLGAHEVHGKILDTYLQEGGPGGSRGFPIANTQTLASGATFSDFENGVIAMRAGPGSVAFDVTALPLVSDPKAQGSLPGTQMFSRATDLIGKNIPPKVKFGASTYALSIDSGGAPRADTTQNFTTWIQRPNTAPFDPSGPVSDYTRVGGVLFNRGYRVFVRLQVDNPGPDIKVDVHLSAALTLNRQSGTITASPVVWNSDPDIPGITVFLANAFGPGAPTEWQVQDAVSSELQKLQQKTIPVVTLDPTVAPLIASVKTRTNGELSVYVVL; encoded by the coding sequence ATGGAAACGTCGATTCAAAAGAAATTCAATGCGCTGGGCGGTACGGCCGTGTTCGGCAAGCCCGTGGGGCAACTCAGCCTGATTGGACACAAGGCGCCTGCCATGCAAGGGGCGCCGGACGACAAGCCTGAGCCGCAAGACACGGTGCTCGGCTGGGTGCAGCACTACGAGCGGGGCAGCATCTACGTCAAAGGCGATGACCAGGGTGACGGCCCCCCCTTTGCCGTGCTCGGGGCGCTGGACAAGAAATACGCGAGCCTGCACGGCCCACAGAACATGGGGGCATTGGGCTTCCCGGTGGCCGACCCGGTGGATGCCCTCAAGGACGGCGGCAGCCAGAGCCGCTTCGAGCACGGCGTCATTACGTTGCAGCCGGGCCAGGCTATCGCCCATGCATTGCTTGGCGACATGGCCAGCGGCTGGTTTGCCGCGGGCGGCCTGAAGGGGCCTGGGTATCCGCTCGCCGATGCCGCACCCGTCGCCGGCGGGGCGTTCGTGCCTTGCAGCAATGCTGCCCGGATGTTCCTCAAGCCTTCGCTCGGCGCCCATGAGGTGCACGGGAAGATTCTCGATACGTATCTCCAGGAGGGCGGGCCAGGCGGTAGCCGGGGCTTTCCCATCGCCAATACCCAGACGCTGGCCAGCGGCGCCACGTTCAGCGATTTCGAGAACGGCGTCATTGCGATGCGTGCCGGGCCGGGCTCGGTGGCGTTCGATGTTACGGCGCTGCCGCTGGTGAGCGATCCGAAAGCGCAGGGCAGCCTGCCCGGAACGCAGATGTTCAGCCGGGCGACCGACTTGATCGGCAAGAACATCCCGCCCAAGGTGAAGTTCGGCGCATCGACCTATGCGCTATCGATCGACAGCGGCGGCGCACCCCGAGCGGACACGACGCAGAATTTCACCACCTGGATCCAGCGCCCGAACACGGCGCCGTTCGATCCGTCGGGCCCCGTGAGCGACTACACCCGCGTCGGCGGTGTCCTGTTCAACCGCGGATATCGCGTGTTCGTCAGGCTGCAGGTCGATAACCCGGGGCCGGATATCAAGGTCGATGTGCACCTGTCCGCGGCGCTCACGCTGAATCGCCAGTCGGGCACCATCACGGCGTCCCCGGTTGTCTGGAATTCCGATCCGGATATCCCGGGCATCACCGTATTCCTGGCGAATGCGTTCGGTCCGGGTGCTCCAACCGAGTGGCAGGTGCAGGATGCGGTGAGCTCGGAGTTGCAAAAGCTGCAGCAGAAGACGATACCGGTCGTGACACTCGACCCGACTGTCGCGCCGTTGATCGCCTCGGTCAAGACCCGGACCAACGGCGAGCTGAGCGTCTACGTGGTGCTGTAG
- the acpA gene encoding acid phosphatase — MSRAFRLLPMTALVAVSMSACGGSDSNNSAAASTSATSGVVTGSYFEHAKVCIDANNNGKCDAGETSTYTDANGAYTLAGQGAVTVEVGTDALRNDPAAGTHTAVTRALVFRAPAGANGVISAISTELVALMESNGGDLNAAKATLAARLGVSADKLLADHNKETDAAAKAALQAEIDQAIELIADAVGNGGDFLKGIRDGVGKRLALVNNVKTIVVIYAENRGFDNLYGLFPGANGIPGVNPTSTGTAAAQKDFDGSTLPSLPPTWGGLTAAGQSVTVTQAQTTGWANKPFQIDDPNGINGTGVVAAQSVITRDLVHRFYNNQMQINGGANDKFTAFSDAGGLSMGYYDGSKMSMWSIAKQYVLADNFYMGAFGGSFLNHQYLICACAPTYPNADTSVASGSISKIDTDANGNFVRLTPGTNNPTSVLSGKATYANDSTLTPKDASGVFYAVNTMQPAYQPSGNGVPSGGNANYADPAKASTLPTQSQTTIGDLLSAKGVNWAWYAGAWNAATADAANTTRSVIYAGTTQFQPHHQPFNYYSRFDPATTSGAAERTAHLKDYDAAFLQDAAAGTLPPVTFYKPQGNLNQHPGYANVSDGDAHIANVIAKLQQSPQWKNMVIVVTYDENGGFYDHAAVPKADRWGPGTRIPAIIVSPFAKKGFVDHTQYDTASVLRLITHRFDLPTLPGLMQRDAALVANGGKPMGDLSNALDFSQSQ; from the coding sequence ATGAGCCGAGCGTTCCGCCTTCTGCCCATGACCGCGCTGGTCGCGGTCAGCATGTCCGCCTGCGGCGGCAGCGATTCGAACAACAGCGCCGCCGCCTCCACCTCGGCCACCTCGGGTGTCGTGACCGGCAGCTACTTCGAACACGCCAAGGTCTGCATCGATGCCAATAACAACGGCAAGTGCGATGCCGGCGAGACCAGCACCTACACCGACGCCAACGGCGCCTACACGCTGGCGGGCCAAGGTGCCGTCACGGTCGAGGTGGGCACGGACGCCTTGCGCAACGACCCCGCCGCGGGCACCCACACCGCGGTCACGCGTGCGCTGGTGTTCCGTGCGCCGGCCGGCGCCAATGGCGTGATCAGCGCGATCTCCACCGAACTGGTGGCGCTGATGGAAAGCAACGGCGGCGACCTCAACGCCGCGAAGGCGACCCTGGCCGCGCGCCTGGGCGTGAGCGCCGACAAGCTGCTCGCCGACCACAACAAGGAAACCGATGCCGCCGCCAAGGCCGCGCTGCAGGCCGAGATCGACCAGGCCATCGAGCTGATCGCCGATGCGGTGGGCAATGGCGGCGACTTCCTCAAGGGCATCCGCGACGGGGTCGGCAAGCGCCTGGCGCTGGTCAACAACGTCAAGACCATCGTCGTGATCTACGCGGAAAACCGCGGCTTCGACAACCTGTACGGCCTGTTCCCCGGCGCCAACGGCATCCCGGGCGTGAACCCGACCTCGACCGGCACCGCCGCCGCGCAGAAAGATTTCGACGGCTCCACCCTGCCTTCGCTGCCGCCGACCTGGGGCGGCCTGACCGCCGCCGGCCAGAGCGTGACCGTCACGCAGGCGCAGACCACCGGCTGGGCCAACAAGCCCTTCCAGATCGACGATCCGAACGGCATCAACGGCACCGGCGTGGTGGCGGCGCAGAGCGTCATCACGCGCGACCTGGTGCACCGTTTCTATAACAACCAGATGCAAATCAACGGCGGCGCGAACGACAAGTTCACCGCCTTCTCGGACGCCGGTGGCCTGTCGATGGGCTACTACGACGGCAGCAAGATGTCGATGTGGAGCATCGCCAAGCAGTACGTGCTGGCCGACAACTTCTACATGGGCGCCTTCGGCGGTTCGTTCCTGAACCACCAGTACCTGATCTGCGCGTGCGCGCCGACCTATCCGAACGCCGACACCTCGGTGGCCTCCGGCAGCATCTCGAAGATCGACACCGACGCAAACGGCAACTTCGTACGCCTGACGCCGGGCACCAACAACCCGACCTCCGTACTGTCGGGCAAGGCCACCTACGCCAACGACAGCACGCTCACGCCGAAGGACGCGTCGGGCGTGTTCTACGCCGTCAACACCATGCAGCCGGCGTACCAGCCGAGCGGCAACGGTGTCCCGTCCGGCGGCAACGCGAACTACGCCGACCCGGCCAAGGCCTCCACCCTGCCGACGCAGTCGCAGACCACCATCGGCGACCTGCTGAGCGCCAAGGGCGTCAACTGGGCCTGGTATGCGGGGGCCTGGAACGCGGCCACCGCCGATGCGGCCAACACGACGCGCAGCGTGATCTACGCCGGCACCACGCAGTTCCAGCCGCACCACCAGCCGTTCAACTACTACAGCCGCTTCGACCCGGCCACCACGAGCGGCGCCGCTGAGCGCACGGCCCACCTGAAGGATTACGACGCCGCCTTCCTGCAGGATGCCGCCGCCGGCACGCTGCCGCCCGTCACGTTCTACAAGCCGCAGGGCAACCTGAACCAGCACCCCGGCTATGCCAACGTGAGCGACGGCGATGCCCATATCGCCAACGTGATCGCCAAGCTGCAGCAGAGCCCGCAGTGGAAGAACATGGTGATCGTCGTGACGTACGACGAGAACGGCGGCTTCTACGACCACGCCGCGGTGCCGAAGGCCGACCGCTGGGGCCCGGGCACGCGCATCCCGGCGATCATCGTCTCGCCGTTCGCCAAGAAAGGATTCGTGGACCACACCCAGTACGACACGGCCTCGGTGCTGCGCCTGATCACGCACCGCTTCGACCTGCCGACCCTGCCGGGCCTGATGCAGCGCGACGCGGCCCTCGTCGCCAACGGCGGCAAGCCGATGGGCGACCTGAGCAACGCGCTGGACTTCTCGCAGTCGCAATAA
- a CDS encoding dodecin: MGSHTYKMIELVGSSPESSDAAIRNAIARASETLHYLDWFEVIETRGHLVDGKIAHWQVTLKVGMRLDQAEGGGKPSGKKKGK, translated from the coding sequence ATGGGGTCGCATACCTACAAGATGATCGAACTGGTGGGCTCTTCGCCGGAGTCGAGCGATGCGGCCATCCGCAACGCCATTGCCCGCGCCTCGGAAACACTGCACTACCTGGATTGGTTTGAAGTGATTGAAACGCGCGGACATCTGGTGGACGGCAAGATCGCCCACTGGCAGGTGACGCTCAAGGTGGGGATGCGCCTGGATCAGGCCGAGGGCGGCGGCAAGCCGTCGGGCAAGAAGAAGGGCAAATAG
- a CDS encoding DUF3175 domain-containing protein: MSTSRTKATLSRARKPAAASASRSQPTAKIRRKNSPHRWSRHVTATSDALDLEPAIFKSRSPDRIAASLKASAERSRRRKGTPFQSAMSMLTFYINRAGHNLSDARRAVLERAKDRLRIRFGRPGHGVVGKGRRH; this comes from the coding sequence ATGTCGACATCCCGAACCAAGGCCACCCTATCCCGCGCGCGCAAGCCGGCAGCGGCGTCGGCGTCACGCTCGCAGCCGACGGCGAAGATCCGGCGCAAGAACAGCCCGCATCGCTGGTCCCGCCACGTGACGGCAACCAGCGACGCGCTCGACCTGGAACCCGCCATCTTCAAGTCGCGTAGCCCCGATCGCATTGCCGCGTCGCTGAAGGCGTCCGCCGAGCGCAGCCGCCGCCGCAAGGGCACGCCGTTCCAGTCGGCCATGTCGATGCTGACGTTCTATATCAACCGTGCCGGGCACAACCTCAGCGACGCCCGGCGCGCCGTGCTGGAGCGGGCCAAGGATCGCCTGCGCATCCGGTTCGGCCGGCCAGGGCATGGCGTGGTCGGCAAGGGGCGCCGCCACTGA
- a CDS encoding MFS transporter, with product MSGDAGLSPSSASAQTLSHAPFYYPAFRLFWCARLSTTFAYQMFGVAVGWQIYELTRSAYVLGLVGLAQFLPSVVLVLASGHIADRYDRRRVVRICQAIEALVAATLAATTLTGHAGIQLIFVFVVVIGAMRAFETPTLQALLPSLVPPAVLPRAVALSSSAGQTGIILGPAVGGFLYVAGAPVVYATAASLFLLAHVLLAFMRIERAAPVNRPVSLESLFAGIAFIKGRPVVLGAISLDLFAVLLGGATALLPIYARDILGTGAWGLGLLRSAPAVGALAMAIFLAHRPLERHVGRVMFAAVAVFGLATLVFGVSRWLPLSMAALVVLGAGDMISVVIRTSLVQLDTPDTMRGRVSAVNSVFVGASNQLGEFESGMVAGLLGPVPSVVLGGLGTLLVVALWMRLFPDLTHRDRLREAHPTGEG from the coding sequence GTGTCTGGCGACGCCGGTCTGTCCCCTTCTTCCGCATCCGCGCAAACGCTGTCGCATGCGCCCTTTTACTACCCCGCCTTCCGGCTGTTCTGGTGTGCCAGGCTGTCGACCACCTTCGCCTACCAGATGTTCGGCGTGGCGGTCGGTTGGCAAATCTACGAGCTGACGCGCAGCGCCTATGTGCTGGGGCTGGTGGGACTCGCGCAATTCCTGCCGTCGGTAGTGCTGGTGCTGGCCTCGGGCCACATCGCGGACCGCTACGACCGGCGCCGCGTGGTGCGCATCTGCCAGGCGATCGAGGCGCTGGTGGCCGCCACGCTGGCCGCGACCACGCTGACGGGCCATGCCGGCATCCAGTTGATCTTCGTGTTCGTGGTGGTGATCGGCGCGATGCGCGCGTTCGAGACGCCGACCCTGCAGGCGCTGCTGCCCTCGCTGGTGCCGCCGGCGGTGTTGCCGCGCGCGGTGGCGCTGTCCAGTTCGGCCGGGCAGACCGGCATCATCCTCGGACCGGCGGTCGGCGGCTTCCTGTATGTGGCGGGCGCCCCGGTGGTGTATGCCACGGCGGCCAGCCTGTTCCTGCTGGCGCACGTGCTGCTGGCCTTCATGCGCATCGAGCGCGCGGCGCCCGTCAACCGGCCGGTGAGCCTCGAATCGCTGTTTGCCGGCATCGCCTTCATCAAGGGGCGGCCGGTGGTGCTGGGCGCGATTTCGCTGGACCTGTTCGCGGTGCTGCTGGGCGGTGCGACGGCGCTGCTGCCGATCTACGCCCGCGACATCCTGGGCACCGGCGCGTGGGGGCTGGGCCTGCTGCGCTCGGCGCCGGCCGTCGGCGCCCTTGCCATGGCGATCTTTCTGGCGCATCGGCCGCTGGAGCGGCACGTCGGGCGTGTGATGTTTGCCGCCGTGGCGGTCTTCGGATTGGCGACGCTGGTGTTCGGCGTTTCGCGCTGGCTGCCGCTGTCGATGGCCGCGCTGGTGGTGCTCGGCGCCGGCGACATGATCAGCGTAGTGATCCGGACCTCGCTGGTGCAGCTCGACACGCCGGATACGATGCGCGGCCGGGTGAGCGCGGTCAACTCGGTCTTCGTGGGCGCGTCAAACCAGTTGGGCGAGTTCGAATCGGGCATGGTGGCCGGGCTGCTGGGACCGGTGCCATCGGTGGTGCTGGGTGGGCTCGGCACGCTGCTGGTGGTGGCGCTATGGATGCGCCTGTTCCCCGATCTCACGCACCGCGACCGCCTGCGCGAAGCACACCCCACCGGCGAAGGGTAA
- a CDS encoding hybrid sensor histidine kinase/response regulator, giving the protein MRPIVKSLLRPSSRACAAHRAQDTERFGNRPPGEAPPIRPSAWLVAVGASVVGTFARLMLESAAGIRLPFYLAFPVVTVAAWYGGFWPGVLAIVCYAALFAGLVALQISSLAQPLLPTQLTVFALGTLLICVLCEQLRRARAGAERRARAETQQRVSQQRLLAALQASPISLYDVDNTMHFTWVHNPVFGLQPHELLGRTVREVFGRRAASRLTEAGQRVIATGSPTRVEFAFRRRHTQRVVYDVVVMPLRDDTGEIIGLTNAVIDITEHRQAEARRTQLLEAESRAREEAERASRLKDDFLATVSHELRTPLNAVLGWAQLLAMRPYDEAMFRRGLEAIERSARTQVHLIDDLLDMSAILSGKVPLEIGQVDLADVLERARETIEPMARQKQIAIDTEYPPVPLLQGDAGRLKQVFWNLLANAVKFTPEGGHIRVSVHASPEGLVATVRDTGIGIEPTFLPHVFDRFQQADLSSTRRHGGLGLGLAIAKQLVELHHGRITAASNGANLGTTMAVTLPLNAPPSNEQAGRAPGLVSGTAAPALDGLRVLAVDDNAESLGVIALMLERYGAEVITVSSGAAALDALAHAAGSAPFDALVSDLAMPGMDGMQLLRAIRARGLTELPAIAVTAFADPIRLKAAKEAGYQSVITKPIFPGELGHVLAASVRRATGPQDA; this is encoded by the coding sequence TTGCGTCCGATCGTGAAGTCCTTGCTGCGTCCCTCCTCTCGTGCCTGCGCCGCGCATCGCGCGCAAGACACGGAACGCTTCGGCAACCGCCCCCCGGGAGAAGCCCCGCCGATCCGGCCATCCGCCTGGCTGGTGGCGGTCGGCGCGTCCGTCGTGGGCACGTTCGCGCGGCTGATGCTGGAATCGGCCGCCGGTATCCGCTTGCCGTTCTACCTGGCGTTTCCGGTCGTGACGGTGGCCGCGTGGTATGGAGGCTTCTGGCCGGGCGTGCTCGCCATCGTCTGCTATGCCGCGCTCTTCGCGGGGCTCGTCGCCTTGCAGATCTCGTCGCTGGCGCAGCCGCTCCTGCCGACGCAGCTGACCGTGTTCGCGCTGGGCACCCTGCTGATCTGCGTGCTGTGCGAACAACTGCGGCGTGCCCGCGCGGGCGCGGAGCGCCGCGCGCGCGCCGAGACCCAGCAGCGCGTCTCGCAGCAGCGCCTGCTGGCTGCGCTGCAGGCCTCGCCCATCTCGCTGTACGACGTCGACAACACGATGCACTTCACGTGGGTGCACAACCCGGTGTTCGGCCTGCAGCCGCACGAACTGCTCGGACGCACCGTGCGCGAAGTGTTCGGCCGCCGCGCCGCCTCGCGCCTGACCGAGGCCGGCCAGCGGGTGATCGCCACCGGCTCGCCGACGCGCGTCGAGTTTGCCTTCCGCCGCCGGCATACCCAGCGCGTGGTCTACGACGTGGTGGTCATGCCGCTGCGCGACGACACCGGCGAGATCATCGGCCTGACCAACGCCGTCATCGACATCACCGAACACCGCCAGGCCGAGGCGCGCCGCACGCAGTTGCTGGAAGCCGAATCGCGCGCCCGCGAGGAGGCCGAGCGCGCCAGCCGCCTGAAGGACGACTTCCTGGCCACCGTCAGCCACGAACTGCGCACGCCGCTCAATGCGGTGCTGGGCTGGGCGCAGTTGCTGGCGATGCGCCCCTACGACGAGGCCATGTTCCGGCGCGGCCTGGAGGCCATCGAGCGCAGTGCCCGCACGCAGGTCCACTTGATCGACGACCTGCTCGACATGTCGGCCATCCTGTCGGGCAAGGTACCGCTGGAAATCGGGCAGGTCGACCTGGCCGACGTGCTGGAGCGCGCGCGCGAGACCATCGAACCGATGGCGCGGCAGAAACAGATCGCGATCGACACGGAATACCCGCCGGTGCCGCTGCTGCAGGGCGATGCCGGGCGGCTCAAGCAGGTGTTCTGGAACCTGCTGGCCAATGCGGTCAAGTTTACGCCCGAGGGCGGGCATATCCGGGTCAGCGTGCACGCCTCGCCGGAGGGCCTGGTGGCGACGGTGCGCGACACCGGCATCGGCATCGAGCCCACCTTCCTGCCGCACGTCTTCGATCGCTTCCAGCAGGCGGACTTGTCCAGCACGCGCCGCCATGGCGGGCTCGGCCTGGGCCTGGCGATCGCCAAGCAACTGGTGGAGCTGCACCACGGACGGATCACGGCGGCCAGCAACGGCGCCAACCTCGGCACGACCATGGCCGTGACGCTGCCGCTGAACGCGCCACCGTCGAACGAGCAGGCCGGCCGCGCGCCGGGCCTGGTCAGTGGCACGGCGGCGCCGGCGCTCGACGGCCTGCGTGTGCTGGCGGTGGACGACAATGCCGAATCGCTGGGCGTGATCGCGCTGATGCTGGAGCGCTATGGCGCCGAGGTCATCACCGTCTCCAGCGGGGCGGCCGCGCTCGACGCGCTCGCGCATGCGGCGGGCAGTGCGCCGTTCGACGCGCTGGTCAGCGACCTGGCCATGCCCGGCATGGACGGCATGCAGTTGCTGCGGGCCATCCGCGCGCGCGGGCTGACGGAACTGCCGGCCATCGCCGTGACCGCCTTCGCCGATCCGATCCGCCTGAAGGCCGCCAAGGAAGCGGGCTACCAGTCCGTCATCACCAAGCCGATCTTCCCCGGCGAACTCGGCCATGTGCTGGCCGCCAGCGTGCGGCGCGCCACCGGACCGCAGGACGCCTGA